The following nucleotide sequence is from Barnesiella viscericola DSM 18177.
CGAATCGCCGGAAAATCGCACCACGACTTCTTCCAATACTTTCACATTCGTTTTTTCTGTCATTGTTACATTACATTTTTAATTCAACAGAGGTGTTTTAGATTTTAATGTCAAATAATTTTGGCAAAGATAGCGTTTTTTGTAAGCATTTGAAATATTTTCATAGAAATATGTAAGCATTCCTTCTACTTTCAGATTTAAAACATCGACATGAAAAGGGCCATATCGTAATAGGGCAACCCCAATCGCAGACTCAACTCTTTGTGCGTGAGTTTCCCGCCGAACAGATAGACGGCATTGCGCAGCCGATCGTCGGTCTTGATGTGACCATAGAGCATGGCCGGGTCGTTCAGCTCCATCAACAGGGGGACCAGCAGGTTGCTCAGGGCCATCGACGCCGTGCGCGCCACGGCGCTCCCCACACTCGACAGGCAGTAGTGCAGTACACCGCACTGTTCATATACCTTGTTACAGGGGGCCTCGCTGCAACTCGACGTTTCAAAACAGCCACCCTGGTCCATACACAAATCGAAGAGCAGAGCTCCCCGTTTCATCATTTCGACATAGTTCATGCCCAGCCTTCCCCGGTCGGGCACCTCGGTACCAATCACCACATCGGCCGAGCGCATGGCGTTTTCCAACACATGAGGGTGCATGTTCGAGGTAAAAACCGAAGGGCCTACTTCGAGCTGGGTAGCCCGCAACCGGTAGAAATCGTTGTCGAAGATACGCACCAGCGCCCCCAACCCGCTGGCGGCACGGGCCGCCGCACGTCCGGCCAAACCGCCGCCTATAATCAGCACCTCGGCGGCAGCTACACCGGGCACACCGCCCAGCAGCACACCTTTCCCTCCGCTGCGGTTGCTCAGCAGCTCCGAGGCCAGCACGATGGCCGCCCGTCCGTCAATCTCGTCGAGAATGTCGGCAAAGAGATAACGCCCCTTGTCGTCGACCACCCGGTCTATCGCCACGGCCGTCACCCGCTTCTGCATCAACACTTTGAGAACCGAAGCCGATTGATATTGCGGCTGCAACAGCGTGAGCAAGAGCCCGCCCGGACGAATCGAGGCGGCTTCCTCCTCATTGAGCGGAGTGATTTTGAGCACCACATCGCACCGGAATACCTCGGCAGGCTCAACCGCCTGAGCCCCGGCCTCGGTATAATGCAGGTCGGAGTATTTGATTCCCTCGCCCGCCCCTCGCTCGATGAGTACGGCAAACCCTTCACGGGTGAGCAGGGCAACCCCCTCGGGGGTGAGCGGGAAACGTTTCTCCCCGCCATTGTGTTCGGCCGGCAAGCCTATCGACAGATGCCGGCTGCCGGGCTTTATCCCCAGCAACTGTTCTTGGGGAGCCACCCCCACATTGGAACGGCATGCAAAATCATCACCTGCCATACGTGTATTGTTTTTTGAAATTTTGATTTATCGCTTAAAAGTCAAATCACACTTGTCATACCGGGGTGGTTTGCGCCCCGGAGCCGGGAGAACTCTCCCCGGCCGACTCCTGCATAAGCCGGGAGAGACGACACACCGCCTCATCGACCGAGTGGGTCGACTCGTATTGCTCGGCATTGAACGTG
It contains:
- a CDS encoding Rossmann-fold NAD(P)-binding domain-containing protein, producing the protein MAGDDFACRSNVGVAPQEQLLGIKPGSRHLSIGLPAEHNGGEKRFPLTPEGVALLTREGFAVLIERGAGEGIKYSDLHYTEAGAQAVEPAEVFRCDVVLKITPLNEEEAASIRPGGLLLTLLQPQYQSASVLKVLMQKRVTAVAIDRVVDDKGRYLFADILDEIDGRAAIVLASELLSNRSGGKGVLLGGVPGVAAAEVLIIGGGLAGRAAARAASGLGALVRIFDNDFYRLRATQLEVGPSVFTSNMHPHVLENAMRSADVVIGTEVPDRGRLGMNYVEMMKRGALLFDLCMDQGGCFETSSCSEAPCNKVYEQCGVLHYCLSSVGSAVARTASMALSNLLVPLLMELNDPAMLYGHIKTDDRLRNAVYLFGGKLTHKELSLRLGLPYYDMALFMSMF